The following proteins come from a genomic window of Anaerobutyricum hallii:
- a CDS encoding FprA family A-type flavoprotein — protein sequence MFKVTEDIIYVGVNDHEVDLFEGQYDVPNGMSYNSCVVLDEKVAVFDTVDAHFKDEWLANLEEAFSGRTPDYLIVQHMEPDHAANIANFAEKYPEAKIVGNAKTFPMMKQFFGTDFADRQIVVKEGETLSTGKHNLTFVMAPMVHWPEVMMTYDTTDKIFFSADAFGKFGALDVEEEWDCEARRYYIGIVGKYGPMVQKLFAKVGSLEIKAICPLHGPVLTENLGHYLNLYTIWSSYQVETEGTVIAYTSVYGNTKKAVELLAEKLTEEGCPKVVVTDLARDDMAEAVEDAFRYGKLILATTTYNGDIFPFMKEFINHLTERSYQNRKIGFVENGSWAPMAAKIMKAAFEKSKNITFADTTVTVRSAVNEESEAQIAALAKEMK from the coding sequence ATGTTTAAAGTTACAGAAGATATCATTTATGTTGGTGTGAATGACCATGAAGTAGATTTATTTGAAGGACAGTACGATGTACCAAATGGTATGTCTTATAATTCCTGTGTTGTTCTTGATGAAAAAGTAGCTGTATTTGATACAGTAGATGCTCATTTTAAGGATGAATGGCTTGCAAATCTTGAAGAGGCTTTTTCCGGAAGAACACCGGATTATCTGATCGTACAGCATATGGAACCAGACCATGCAGCCAATATTGCAAATTTTGCAGAAAAATATCCAGAAGCAAAAATTGTTGGAAATGCAAAGACATTCCCTATGATGAAACAGTTTTTTGGTACAGACTTTGCTGACCGCCAGATTGTCGTAAAAGAAGGAGAGACATTAAGTACAGGTAAACATAACCTTACTTTTGTAATGGCTCCAATGGTACATTGGCCTGAAGTTATGATGACTTATGATACAACAGATAAGATTTTCTTCTCTGCAGATGCCTTCGGTAAGTTTGGAGCATTAGACGTAGAAGAAGAATGGGACTGTGAAGCACGTCGTTATTATATTGGTATTGTTGGAAAGTATGGACCAATGGTACAGAAGTTATTTGCTAAAGTTGGATCTCTTGAGATCAAGGCAATCTGTCCGTTACATGGTCCTGTTTTAACAGAGAATTTAGGACATTACCTGAATCTTTACACTATCTGGTCTTCTTATCAGGTAGAAACAGAAGGAACAGTCATCGCATATACTTCTGTTTACGGTAATACAAAGAAAGCAGTAGAACTCTTAGCAGAGAAATTAACAGAAGAAGGCTGCCCAAAAGTTGTTGTTACTGATCTTGCAAGAGATGATATGGCCGAAGCAGTAGAAGATGCCTTCCGCTACGGAAAGTTAATTCTTGCAACAACAACATATAATGGAGACATCTTCCCATTTATGAAGGAATTTATTAATCATTTAACAGAGAGAAGCTATCAGAATCGTAAAATAGGTTTTGTAGAAAACGGAAGCTGGGCGCCAATGGCAGCTAAGATTATGAAAGCAGCTTTTGAAAAGAGTAAGAATATTACTTTTGCAGACACAACAGTAACGGTTCGTTCTGCAGTAAATGAAGAAAGTGAAGCACAGATCGCAGCACTTGCAAAAGAAATGAAATAA
- a CDS encoding MATE family efflux transporter, whose protein sequence is MTELIKQKKQIPERLYSNRKLAALLIPLALDQLLNSFMGTIDTLVVSNLGSAAISAVSLVDAINILIVQAFFALASGGTVVCSHYLGCKNEKSAKEAARQLVFITLLLSVIIAGVCLVFNQQLLHLIFGKVEKDVMAGAKQYFFYSVLSYPFIALYNDGSCILRAQNNSRFPMQISIASNFLNAFLDVIFVWVFHWGVAGSAIATAGSRFFSMSIVLWKLRNPSLEIPFRDYFSIRPNWREIKKILNIGIPSGIENSMFQFGKLAIQSTVSMMGTAAIAAQGMTNVIENLNGILAIGIGIGLMTVVGETLGAGKKEEAVYYIKKLCIIAEITLVISCLVFYLLVRSITYFGGMEPESAKLCIYMVTWISIVKPIVWIMAFIPAYGLRAAGDVKFSMAVSVLSMWFCRVSLVIFLARAFHMGPMAVWIGMFVDWTVRNIIFTIRFRSRKWLNHEVI, encoded by the coding sequence ATGACAGAATTAATAAAACAGAAAAAACAAATACCGGAAAGATTATATAGTAACCGAAAGTTAGCAGCATTATTAATTCCACTGGCATTAGATCAGCTTTTGAATTCTTTTATGGGAACGATTGATACATTAGTTGTTAGTAATCTTGGTTCTGCAGCGATTTCTGCGGTATCATTGGTTGATGCAATTAATATTTTAATTGTGCAGGCATTCTTTGCACTTGCTTCTGGTGGAACCGTAGTGTGTTCTCATTATCTTGGATGTAAAAATGAAAAAAGTGCAAAAGAAGCAGCAAGGCAGCTTGTATTTATTACGTTATTATTATCGGTGATCATTGCCGGAGTTTGTCTTGTATTTAATCAGCAGCTTTTGCATTTGATTTTTGGAAAAGTAGAAAAAGATGTTATGGCGGGAGCAAAGCAGTATTTCTTTTATTCGGTGCTGTCTTATCCGTTTATCGCATTGTATAATGATGGCTCCTGTATTTTAAGAGCACAGAATAACAGCAGGTTCCCCATGCAGATTTCTATAGCATCTAATTTTTTAAATGCATTTTTGGATGTCATATTTGTCTGGGTATTTCACTGGGGCGTTGCGGGTTCAGCAATTGCGACAGCAGGCTCCCGTTTCTTCAGCATGAGTATTGTATTATGGAAGCTTAGAAACCCTTCTCTTGAAATACCATTCAGAGATTACTTTTCTATTCGGCCAAATTGGAGAGAGATTAAAAAGATTTTAAATATCGGAATTCCTTCCGGTATCGAAAACAGTATGTTTCAGTTTGGAAAACTGGCAATCCAATCTACAGTTTCTATGATGGGGACAGCAGCAATCGCAGCCCAGGGAATGACAAATGTAATTGAAAATTTAAATGGAATCCTTGCGATTGGCATCGGAATCGGTCTGATGACCGTTGTAGGTGAAACTTTAGGAGCAGGAAAAAAAGAGGAAGCAGTCTATTATATAAAGAAGCTTTGTATTATTGCGGAGATAACTTTAGTGATATCCTGTCTTGTTTTCTATCTTTTGGTACGTTCAATCACGTATTTTGGAGGAATGGAACCAGAAAGCGCAAAGCTGTGTATTTACATGGTAACATGGATCAGTATTGTAAAACCGATTGTGTGGATTATGGCATTTATTCCGGCCTATGGCCTTCGTGCGGCAGGAGATGTAAAATTCTCTATGGCAGTCTCTGTACTTTCTATGTGGTTTTGCAGAGTAAGTCTTGTTATTTTTCTTGCAAGAGCATTTCATATGGGACCGATGGCAGTGTGGATTGGAATGTTTGTAGACTGGACTGTTCGAAATATAATCTTTACCATACGATTCCGAAGCCGGAAATGGTTAAATCACGAAGTGATATAA
- a CDS encoding Gfo/Idh/MocA family protein: MKKLNWGMLGTGWIAHEMGEALQRVNGEIYACCARSIESAEKYAKEFGVKHVYGSVDEMLADENIDIVYIATPHNSHYEFLMKALQSGKHVFCEKAITVNDTQLEEAVKLAAEKKLVICDGMTLYHMPIFKKLKEIVDSGKLGPVKMIQVNFGSCKEYDVTNRFFSKELAGGALLDIGVYATSFVRFFMKSKPDTILTTANYFETGVDETSGIILRNPDGHTETIEAGETAYALDYEVEDMQNYVLNGGSEEYLTYSRDVMSVLTDIRKQWGMIYPFE; this comes from the coding sequence ATGAAAAAGTTAAACTGGGGAATGCTTGGAACAGGCTGGATCGCTCATGAAATGGGTGAGGCATTACAGCGTGTGAATGGTGAAATCTATGCCTGCTGTGCAAGAAGTATAGAAAGTGCAGAAAAATATGCTAAAGAATTTGGTGTAAAGCATGTTTACGGCAGTGTGGATGAGATGCTTGCCGATGAAAATATTGATATCGTCTATATTGCGACACCACATAATTCTCATTATGAATTTTTAATGAAGGCATTACAAAGTGGAAAGCACGTTTTTTGTGAGAAGGCAATTACAGTGAATGATACACAGCTTGAGGAGGCAGTAAAGCTTGCGGCAGAGAAGAAGCTTGTTATCTGTGACGGCATGACTTTATATCATATGCCGATATTTAAGAAGCTGAAAGAGATTGTGGACAGTGGTAAGCTAGGACCGGTCAAGATGATTCAGGTAAACTTTGGAAGTTGTAAGGAATATGATGTGACAAATCGTTTCTTTTCTAAAGAATTAGCAGGAGGAGCTTTACTTGATATCGGTGTGTATGCGACAAGCTTTGTAAGATTTTTTATGAAGAGCAAACCGGATACAATTCTTACAACTGCTAATTATTTTGAAACAGGAGTAGATGAGACTTCAGGAATCATTCTTCGAAATCCAGATGGACATACAGAAACCATCGAAGCAGGAGAAACTGCATACGCATTGGATTATGAAGTAGAAGATATGCAGAATTATGTTTTAAACGGTGGAAGTGAAGAATATCTCACTTACAGCCGCGACGTAATGAGTGTGTTAACAGATATTAGAAAGCAGTGGGGAATGATTTATCCTTTTGAATAA